In Tenebrio molitor chromosome 6, icTenMoli1.1, whole genome shotgun sequence, one genomic interval encodes:
- the LOC138133218 gene encoding fap1 adhesin isoform X7, translating into MKVRTKSKGRCWGRTGERVPARTRLCRIWTELSERLRLRRGRGDTSEDDEGLPHSPCNSPTTTDALLDKTAIKDLPTKSHSTCSDGSLLSMGSSEMDEESFSQQSRHSSKLSLQEKRSSEQDTDLELGPSTAPLNHSAAHHRVSVRPKRRAPHRSKKVPQLSSALPTTPEVNEESSIRSMTPENISRETFTEHYSMSTKTTLTETQLKCSSLPPGLAAPGGDPTKLNRSRSNAGSKSQDHFATLEEDVEKEEKTDKSFFDRIFPRRSAKKRKSKEEKSVQATQSYSKQTVESSSYSKRVESKPIAAPRSGAASRQRIQPIDLPPSPDLQKRDFECILPKPSPEKSFAGTSPLHAELESRFKQRQTLSTSLTPPQSPKSPRNGDSSVISKVEFVTKQTEIRRDSKNEELKSKMKMPGLSSLQQRVLSLNDEIDDTGFKSLTDLPDDTVKHVKPVAKSHSFKSVKPAVVEQAENKYVVSRTSETTSEKRISVTKAASLDSVKHFEEPQQFIEKEKEQEISNNKEVKRESTEYRSEVKKEIYKVESNESKVKDEAPEVTEPQMSNFSDLVSDIFNDINKVTISGPSHTAIVNVSSNNTDSYNVANTKTETLTSGEKVKEVTTKESVSVTKIQLKRESTQMTQSTVTVPKNTLPEFLNRQLNKVEAKPASNVVFSMNSPRIVDEQSRPKSLFTTVEQEKSVAQNLPRKFSQEEIEIVEKVDEESSKTPPIATSQVQPPRFKKNENSKRKSSVSSTTTPESPQGDKPFLRSRSISLDSLKGEGESSDKSSQDSLDKLEEKVEGALDAPIREKTGSAVETVVLRKKSLIKQKNDEEPELMKVFARRSLKLKDTESETVSQQVTSMLANSNDAKTRDSDKENQADSPQEERKRSVSKEFIKLKEPLNESKVIKKEEISDNREPLTETIKSPSKEQPKIKESITERKFIEITEVTLRKPSNNIYYARAFSLNPPKVNETEETKVKKQGSFSERRITDNWISNIKNGDDLIERKISQDEIITGISPKSDYITEELLTERKNFNQRKAEWEKRAQEAQKKSVP; encoded by the exons ACAGAGCTGAGTGAGAGGTTGAGATTGAGGCGGGGTCGCGGCGACACAAGCGAAGACGATGAAGGCCTTCCGCATAGTCCGTGCAATTCACCGACCACCACCGATGCTCTGCTCGACAAGACTGCCATCAAA GATCTCCCCACGAAGTCGCACAGCACTTGCAGTGATGGATCCCTGCTCAGTATGGGTAGCTCCGAGATGGACGAG gaGTCTTTCAGTCAACAAtcgcggcactcttccaagcTGTCGCTGCAAGAAAAGCGATCCTCCGAACAAG ATACTGACCTAGAACTGGGACCATCCACGGCACCGTTGAATCACAGTGCGGCTCACCATCGAGTGTCGGTGAGGCCCAAGAGACGCGCGCCACACAGGAGTAAAAAAGTGCCTCAG CTGTCGAGCGCCCTTCCAACCACACCGGAAGTAAATGAAGAATCGTCGATCAGAAGTATGACGCCGGAAAACATTTCAAGAG AAACCTTCACAGAGCATTACAGCATGAGCACGAAAACAACACTTACCGAGACCCAATTAAAATGCTCTTCTCTGCCTCCCGGTCTAGCCGCGCCAGGCGGTGACCCCACCAAGCTAAACCGCAGCCGGTCCAACGCGGGGAGCAAGTCGCAGGACCACTTCGCCACCCTCGAAGAGGACGTCGAAAAGGAAGAGAAGACGGACAAGTCATTCTTCGATCGCATCTTTCCACGGAGGAGCGCCAAAAAGCGAAAATCGAAAGAGGAGAAATCCGTTCAAGCGACCCAATCGTATTCGAAACAGACAGTCGAGTCTAGTTCGTATTCGAAGAGGGTCGAATCGAAACCGATCGCGGCACCTAGGTCGGGGGCGGCGTCACGACAGAGAATACAACCGATCGATCTGCCCCCGTCGCCGGATCTCCAGAAGAGAGACTTCGAGTGCATTTTGCCGAAACCGTCGCCTGAAAAGTCGTTCGCCGGGACGTCGCCTCTGCACGCCGAGTTGGAAAGTCGGTTCAAGCAGAGACAAACTTTGAGTACTAGTCTGACACCACCACAATCTCCAAAGTCACCAAGGAATGGCGATTCATCTGTGATATCAAAGGTAGAATTTGTTACTAAGCAGACTGAAATCAGGAGAGATTCgaaaaatgaagaattaaAGAGTAAAATGAAGATGCCAGGTTTGTCTTCTCTTCAACAGCGAGTTCTGTCACTCAACGATGAAATTGACGATACTGGCTTCAAATCGTTGACTGACTTGCCAGATGATACTGTTAAACATGTGAAACCGGTAGCGaaatcgcacagttttaaatCTGTCAAGCCCGCCGTCGTAGAACAGGCGGAGAACAAGTATGTGGTTAGCAGAACTAGCGAAACCACGAGTGAAAAAAGAATTTCGGTAACTAAGGCTGCTTCGCTCGACAGCGTCAAACATTTCGAAGAACCTCAACaatttatcgaaaaagaaaaGGAACAAGAAATTTCTAACAATAAAGAAGTTAAACGAGAATCGACAGAGTATCGTTCCGAAGTCAAAAAAGAAATCTATAAAGTTGAAAGCAACGAATCAAAAGTCAAAGACGAAGCACCAGAAGTGACAGAACCTCAAATGTCTAATTTTAGTGACCTTGTGTCTGATATTTTCAACGATATCAATAAAGTCACCATATCAGGTCCGAGTCATACGGCCATCGTCAACGTATCGAGTAATAACACGGACAGTTACAATGTTGCCAACACGAAAACTGAAACGCTAACTTCTGGCGAGAAGGTGAAAGAAGTTACCACAAAGGAATCCGTTTCAGTGACGAAAATCCAATTGAAACGAGAGTCCACTCAGATGACACAAAGCACAGTTACAGTTCCTAAAAATACATTACCAGAATTCTTAAATAGACAATTGAATAAAGTGGAGGCAAAACCTGCCAGTAACGTTGTGTTTTCGATGAACTCCCCAAGGATAGTTGACGAACAAAGTAGACCAAAATCTTTGTTCACCACAGTCGAGCAAGAGAAGTCTGTTGCTCAAAATCTTCCAAGAAAATTCAGTCAAgaagaaattgaaattgtggaaaaagTCGATGAGGAATCGTCAAAAACCCCGCCGATAGCCACAAGTCAGGTCCAACCGCCACGATTCAAGAAGAACGAGAATAGCAAGAGAAAATCTTCGGTTAGTTCTACGACGACTCCTGAGTCACCTCAGGGGGATAAACCTTTCCTCAGGAGTAGATCGATTAGTTTAGATTCGTTGAAAGGTGAAGGGGAGAGCTCGGATAAATCTTCTCAAGATAGTTTGGACAAATTGGAGGAGAAAGTTGAGGGGGCTCTTGACGCGCCTATCAGAGAGAAAACAGGCTCAGCCGTTGAAACTGTAGTTTTGCGAAAAAAATCTCTCATCAAACAGAAAAACGACGAAGAACCGGAGCTGATGAAAGTGTTCGCTCGTCGTTCTCTGAAGCTGAAAGACACCGAAAGCGAAACCGTGAGCCAGCAAGTCACCTCGATGCTGGCCAACAGCAACGACGCAAAAACTCGGGACAGCGACAAAGAAAATCAAGCGGACTCGCCGCAAGAAGAACGCAAAAGATCCGTCAGCAAGGAGTTCATCAAATTAAAAGAACCACTGAACGAATcaaaagtgatcaaaaaggaagAGATCTCCGACAATCGGGAACCGCTGACCGAAACGATCAAAAGTCCAAGCAAGGAACAACCGAAAATCAAAGAGTCGATAACGGAACGAAAGTTTATCGAAATAACCGAAGTGACGTTGAGGAAGCCGagcaataatatttattatgcGAGGGCGTTCAGTTTGAATCCACCTAAAGTGAACGAAACGGAAGAAACGAAAGTTAAAAAGCAAGGGAGTTTCAGCGAACGAAGGATAACGGATAATTGGATATCTAATATTAAGAATGGTGATGATTTAATTGAGAGGAAAATTTCGCAAGATGAAATTATCACGGGGATATCGCCTAAAAGTGATTACATAACCGAAGAATTACTCACCGAgaggaaaaattttaatcagaGGAAAGCCGAATGGGAGAAAAGGGCACAAGAAGCGCAGAAAAAGTCTGTACCGTAA
- the LOC138133218 gene encoding fap1 adhesin isoform X8, which translates to MFCSSRHCFNTTLPWITGIRIFLPFDAEQDLPTKSHSTCSDGSLLSMGSSEMDEESFSQQSRHSSKLSLQEKRSSEQDTDLELGPSTAPLNHSAAHHRVSVRPKRRAPHRSKKVPQLSSALPTTPEVNEESSIRSMTPENISRETFTEHYSMSTKTTLTETQLKCSSLPPGLAAPGGDPTKLNRSRSNAGSKSQDHFATLEEDVEKEEKTDKSFFDRIFPRRSAKKRKSKEEKSVQATQSYSKQTVESSSYSKRVESKPIAAPRSGAASRQRIQPIDLPPSPDLQKRDFECILPKPSPEKSFAGTSPLHAELESRFKQRQTLSTSLTPPQSPKSPRNGDSSVISKVEFVTKQTEIRRDSKNEELKSKMKMPGLSSLQQRVLSLNDEIDDTGFKSLTDLPDDTVKHVKPVAKSHSFKSVKPAVVEQAENKYVVSRTSETTSEKRISVTKAASLDSVKHFEEPQQFIEKEKEQEISNNKEVKRESTEYRSEVKKEIYKVESNESKVKDEAPEVTEPQMSNFSDLVSDIFNDINKVTISGPSHTAIVNVSSNNTDSYNVANTKTETLTSGEKVKEVTTKESVSVTKIQLKRESTQMTQSTVTVPKNTLPEFLNRQLNKVEAKPASNVVFSMNSPRIVDEQSRPKSLFTTVEQEKSVAQNLPRKFSQEEIEIVEKVDEESSKTPPIATSQVQPPRFKKNENSKRKSSVSSTTTPESPQGDKPFLRSRSISLDSLKGEGESSDKSSQDSLDKLEEKVEGALDAPIREKTGSAVETVVLRKKSLIKQKNDEEPELMKVFARRSLKLKDTESETVSQQVTSMLANSNDAKTRDSDKENQADSPQEERKRSVSKEFIKLKEPLNESKVIKKEEISDNREPLTETIKSPSKEQPKIKESITERKFIEITEVTLRKPSNNIYYARAFSLNPPKVNETEETKVKKQGSFSERRITDNWISNIKNGDDLIERKISQDEIITGISPKSDYITEELLTERKNFNQRKAEWEKRAQEAQKKSVP; encoded by the exons ATGTTTTGTTCGTCAAGACACTGTTTCAATACAACCCTGCCTTGGATTACCGGAATACGGATTTTTTTACCTTTCGATGCGGAACAG GATCTCCCCACGAAGTCGCACAGCACTTGCAGTGATGGATCCCTGCTCAGTATGGGTAGCTCCGAGATGGACGAG gaGTCTTTCAGTCAACAAtcgcggcactcttccaagcTGTCGCTGCAAGAAAAGCGATCCTCCGAACAAG ATACTGACCTAGAACTGGGACCATCCACGGCACCGTTGAATCACAGTGCGGCTCACCATCGAGTGTCGGTGAGGCCCAAGAGACGCGCGCCACACAGGAGTAAAAAAGTGCCTCAG CTGTCGAGCGCCCTTCCAACCACACCGGAAGTAAATGAAGAATCGTCGATCAGAAGTATGACGCCGGAAAACATTTCAAGAG AAACCTTCACAGAGCATTACAGCATGAGCACGAAAACAACACTTACCGAGACCCAATTAAAATGCTCTTCTCTGCCTCCCGGTCTAGCCGCGCCAGGCGGTGACCCCACCAAGCTAAACCGCAGCCGGTCCAACGCGGGGAGCAAGTCGCAGGACCACTTCGCCACCCTCGAAGAGGACGTCGAAAAGGAAGAGAAGACGGACAAGTCATTCTTCGATCGCATCTTTCCACGGAGGAGCGCCAAAAAGCGAAAATCGAAAGAGGAGAAATCCGTTCAAGCGACCCAATCGTATTCGAAACAGACAGTCGAGTCTAGTTCGTATTCGAAGAGGGTCGAATCGAAACCGATCGCGGCACCTAGGTCGGGGGCGGCGTCACGACAGAGAATACAACCGATCGATCTGCCCCCGTCGCCGGATCTCCAGAAGAGAGACTTCGAGTGCATTTTGCCGAAACCGTCGCCTGAAAAGTCGTTCGCCGGGACGTCGCCTCTGCACGCCGAGTTGGAAAGTCGGTTCAAGCAGAGACAAACTTTGAGTACTAGTCTGACACCACCACAATCTCCAAAGTCACCAAGGAATGGCGATTCATCTGTGATATCAAAGGTAGAATTTGTTACTAAGCAGACTGAAATCAGGAGAGATTCgaaaaatgaagaattaaAGAGTAAAATGAAGATGCCAGGTTTGTCTTCTCTTCAACAGCGAGTTCTGTCACTCAACGATGAAATTGACGATACTGGCTTCAAATCGTTGACTGACTTGCCAGATGATACTGTTAAACATGTGAAACCGGTAGCGaaatcgcacagttttaaatCTGTCAAGCCCGCCGTCGTAGAACAGGCGGAGAACAAGTATGTGGTTAGCAGAACTAGCGAAACCACGAGTGAAAAAAGAATTTCGGTAACTAAGGCTGCTTCGCTCGACAGCGTCAAACATTTCGAAGAACCTCAACaatttatcgaaaaagaaaaGGAACAAGAAATTTCTAACAATAAAGAAGTTAAACGAGAATCGACAGAGTATCGTTCCGAAGTCAAAAAAGAAATCTATAAAGTTGAAAGCAACGAATCAAAAGTCAAAGACGAAGCACCAGAAGTGACAGAACCTCAAATGTCTAATTTTAGTGACCTTGTGTCTGATATTTTCAACGATATCAATAAAGTCACCATATCAGGTCCGAGTCATACGGCCATCGTCAACGTATCGAGTAATAACACGGACAGTTACAATGTTGCCAACACGAAAACTGAAACGCTAACTTCTGGCGAGAAGGTGAAAGAAGTTACCACAAAGGAATCCGTTTCAGTGACGAAAATCCAATTGAAACGAGAGTCCACTCAGATGACACAAAGCACAGTTACAGTTCCTAAAAATACATTACCAGAATTCTTAAATAGACAATTGAATAAAGTGGAGGCAAAACCTGCCAGTAACGTTGTGTTTTCGATGAACTCCCCAAGGATAGTTGACGAACAAAGTAGACCAAAATCTTTGTTCACCACAGTCGAGCAAGAGAAGTCTGTTGCTCAAAATCTTCCAAGAAAATTCAGTCAAgaagaaattgaaattgtggaaaaagTCGATGAGGAATCGTCAAAAACCCCGCCGATAGCCACAAGTCAGGTCCAACCGCCACGATTCAAGAAGAACGAGAATAGCAAGAGAAAATCTTCGGTTAGTTCTACGACGACTCCTGAGTCACCTCAGGGGGATAAACCTTTCCTCAGGAGTAGATCGATTAGTTTAGATTCGTTGAAAGGTGAAGGGGAGAGCTCGGATAAATCTTCTCAAGATAGTTTGGACAAATTGGAGGAGAAAGTTGAGGGGGCTCTTGACGCGCCTATCAGAGAGAAAACAGGCTCAGCCGTTGAAACTGTAGTTTTGCGAAAAAAATCTCTCATCAAACAGAAAAACGACGAAGAACCGGAGCTGATGAAAGTGTTCGCTCGTCGTTCTCTGAAGCTGAAAGACACCGAAAGCGAAACCGTGAGCCAGCAAGTCACCTCGATGCTGGCCAACAGCAACGACGCAAAAACTCGGGACAGCGACAAAGAAAATCAAGCGGACTCGCCGCAAGAAGAACGCAAAAGATCCGTCAGCAAGGAGTTCATCAAATTAAAAGAACCACTGAACGAATcaaaagtgatcaaaaaggaagAGATCTCCGACAATCGGGAACCGCTGACCGAAACGATCAAAAGTCCAAGCAAGGAACAACCGAAAATCAAAGAGTCGATAACGGAACGAAAGTTTATCGAAATAACCGAAGTGACGTTGAGGAAGCCGagcaataatatttattatgcGAGGGCGTTCAGTTTGAATCCACCTAAAGTGAACGAAACGGAAGAAACGAAAGTTAAAAAGCAAGGGAGTTTCAGCGAACGAAGGATAACGGATAATTGGATATCTAATATTAAGAATGGTGATGATTTAATTGAGAGGAAAATTTCGCAAGATGAAATTATCACGGGGATATCGCCTAAAAGTGATTACATAACCGAAGAATTACTCACCGAgaggaaaaattttaatcagaGGAAAGCCGAATGGGAGAAAAGGGCACAAGAAGCGCAGAAAAAGTCTGTACCGTAA